In Firmicutes bacterium CAG:345, one DNA window encodes the following:
- a CDS encoding unknown (no significant homology to UniProt) — protein sequence MLLSEKKYDGILEKINCLTPTQKAAKVNLYNVLVTDKEILNIESLYPDKDKLKFIEISNIRTKMLYYYYRNNIDKAKENAKKIIDLSCDLKFYNDEAKRIDSLFFIKINIIKNNSCKVIKNYVS from the coding sequence ATGCTTTTAAGTGAAAAGAAGTATGATGGTATATTAGAAAAGATAAATTGCTTAACACCAACTCAAAAAGCTGCTAAGGTTAATTTGTATAATGTATTAGTAACTGATAAAGAAATATTAAATATAGAATCATTATATCCAGATAAAGATAAATTAAAATTTATAGAAATATCGAATATAAGAACAAAGATGCTTTACTATTACTATCGAAATAATATTGATAAAGCTAAAGAAAATGCTAAAAAGATAATCGATTTATCGTGCGATTTAAAATTTTATAACGATGAAGCAAAAAGAATTGATTCTTTATTCTTTATAAAGATTAATATTATAAAGAATAATAGTTGTAAAGTAATTAAAAATTATGTATCTTGA